One Phragmites australis chromosome 23, lpPhrAust1.1, whole genome shotgun sequence DNA window includes the following coding sequences:
- the LOC133905839 gene encoding auxin response factor 24-like isoform X1: MAAAVAAAGGGGGGGGDGGGGKDALFVELWRACAGPLSSVPPLGEKVYYFPQGHIEQVEASTNQVAEQQGTLLYNLPWKIPCKLMNMELKAEPDTDEVYAQLTLLPDKKRDENTSTTAENEEEVLVPDAPPATNEQLRIHSFCKTLTASDTSTHGGFSVLRRHADECLPPLDMSQHPPNQELVAKDLHGVEWRFRHIFRGQPRRHLLQSGWSVFVSAKRLVAGDAFIFLRGENRELRVGVRRALRHQTTIPSSVISSHSMHLGVLATAWHAVNTGSMFTVYYKPRTSPAEFVVSRNRYFESLKRNYSIGMRFKMRFEGEESAEQRFTGTIVGIGASDPSGWADSKWRSLKVRWDEASSIPRPERVSTWQIEPAVSTPVNPIPALRIKRSRPNVNASSSDSSAVNREVASKVMSGSQQNSLPRAMHSQGSTSLTSRFGDNSDLKTGQDLTMWSSGIDQERNSIANQTKLSLGGWMQKRRPEGYNQMLSGFQPLKDAQKPHCSFPSQISGNRSNTWDTIDARYPVQQANHNMLPGTWSFMPRNTGFRMNQQNYLATPDAALPQRAEIAKFSGNSAFTSLQGHGIDQRSSAWFGHIESCSHMDHASSSLIKARPLVIDDDVQKTKGTEFKLFGIPLGSAAKSEPMVSPSSVAYDGKLQTSPSERGNELDIIKVDNCSDPSKTVKPLDGPHSDSVMENNQPCPETTQNIQNKLQNGSTRSCKKVHKQGNALGRSVDLTKFTCYGELIAELDQMFDFDGELNSPRKDWLVVYTDNEGDMMLVGDDPWNEFCNMVHKIFIYTREEVERMNPGALSSRSEDSPSNLLGRGLVSKDLQGRLLWRGRQKATYPLQERETVNEK; encoded by the exons ATGGCGGCAGCAgtagcggcggccggcggcggcggtggaggcggag GTGATGGAGGCGGAGGGAAGGACGCGCTGTTCGTGGAGCTGTGGAGGGCGTGCGCGGGGCCGCTCTCGAGCGTGCCGCCGCTCGGGGAGAAGGTCTACTACTTCCCGCAGGGCCACATCGAGCAG GTGGAGGCGTCGACGAACCAAGTCGCCGAGCAGCAGGGGACGCTGCTGTACAACCTGCCATGGAAGATCCCCTGCAAGCTCATGAACATGGAACTGAAG GCTGAGCCAGATACTGATGAGGTGTATGCCCAGCTCACCCTGCTCCCTGATAAG AAGCGAGATGAGAATACCTCTACAACGGCTGAGAATGAGGAGGAGGTGTTGGTGCCTGATGCGCCACCAGCTACGAATGAGCAGCTTCGCATCCATTCCTTCTGCAAGACGCTGACTGCCTCAGACACAAGCACGCATGGTGGATTCTCAGTGTTGCGCCGGCACGCAGATGAGTGCCTACCGCCACTG GATATGAGTCAGCATCCGCCGAATCAAGAGCTGGTGGCTAAAGACTTGCATGGGGTTGAGTGGCGCTTCCGTCACATCTTTCGAG GTCAGCCACGGAGACACCTTCTTCAGAGTGGTTGGAGTGTTTTTGTTAGTGCCAAACGTCTTGTTGCTGGGGATGCCTTCATATTTCTTAG AGGTGAGAATCGGGAGTTACGTGTTGGAGTTCGGCGTGCTCTGAGACACCAAACTACTATTCCATCTTCAGTCATATCAAGCCACAGTATGCATCTTGGTGTTCTTGCAACAGCATGGCATGCGGTGAACACTGGGAGTATGTTCACTGTCTACTACAAGCCAAG GACTAGTCCAGCTGAATTTGTGGTTTCGCGCAATCGGTATTTTGAATCACTGAAACGAAATTACTCAATAGGGATGAGATTTAAGATGAGATTTGAAGGTGAAGAGTCGGCAGAGCAAAG ATTCACTGGCACAATAGTTGGAATAGGTGCTTCTGATCCATCTGGCTGGGCTGACTCAAAATGGCGTTCCCTTAAG GTGAGATGGGATGAAGCTTCTTCTATTCCTCGTCCTGAAAGAGTTTCTACTTGGCAAATAGAACCTGCAGTTAGCACTCCTGTGAACCCTATTCCAGCACTCAGAATCAAGAGGTCTCGTCCAAATGTTAATGCTTCGTCATCTGACTCGTCAGCTGTAAACAGAGAag TTGCTTCTAAAGTCATGTCAGGCTCTCAACAGAATAGTCTCCCAAGGGCCATGCACAGTCAAGGAAGTACATCTTTGACAAGTCGATTTGGAGATAACAGTGATTTAAAGACTGGTCAGGATCTCACCATGTGGTCTTCAGGAATTGATCAAGAGAGAAACAGTATTGCTAACCAGACAAAGCTAAGTTTGGGGGGTTGGATGCAGAAGAGAAGACCTGAAGGTTACAATCAGATGTTATCAGGATTTCAACCACTGAAAGATGCACAGAAACCACATTGTTCTTTTCCTAGTCAAATATCTGGAAACCGTTCAAATACCTGGGACACAATTGATGCTCGTTATCCAGTCCAACAAGCCAACCACAACATGTTACCTGGCACATGGTCTTTTATGCCTCGGAACACTGGTTTTAGGATGAATCAACAGAATTATCTAGCCACGCCTGATGCTGCACTTCCTCAAAGGGCTGaaattgcaaaatttagtgGGAATTCAGCTTTCACTTCGCTTCAGGGCCATGGCATTGATCAGCGCTCCTCGGCCTGGTTTGGCCATATCGAGTCATGTTCCCACATGGATCATGCATCGTCCAGTTTGATCAAGGCCCGGCCTTTGGTTATCGATGATGATGTTCAGAAAACAAAAGGCACTGAATTCAAGCTATTTGGGATTCCTCTTGGCAGCGCAGCAAAATCTGAACCTATGGTATCCCCATCAAGTGTTGCATATGATGGGAAGCTTCAAACTTCTCCATCTGAAAGAGGGAATGAGCTGGACATAATCAAAGTGGATAATTGTTCTGATCCTTCCAAGACTGTGAAGCCACTCGATGGTCCTCATTCGGATTCTGTTATGGAGAATAATCAGCCTTGTCCAGAAACTACCCAAAATATTCAAAACAAACTGCAAAATGGTTCCACCCGAAGCTGCAAGAAG GTCCATAAGCAAGGCAATGCACTTGGCAGGTCGGTTGATCTGACGAAGTTCACTTGCTACGGTGAGTTGATTGCTGAACTGGATCAGATGTTTGACTTTGATGGTGAGTTGAACAGTCCTCGCAAGGATTGGTTGGTCGTCTACACTGACAACGAAGGTGACATGATGCTGGTTGGTGATGATCCCTGGAA TGAATTCTGCAACATGGTCCACAAGATCTTCATCTACACAAGGGAGGAGGTCGAAAGGATGAATCCAGGTGCCCTAAGTTCAAGGTCCGAAGATAGCCCGTCTAATTTGCTGGGAAGAGGATTGGTTTCCAAAGATCTCCAAG GTCGTTTGTTGTGGCGAGGGAGACAAAAGGCCACATATCCGTTGCAGGAGAGAGAGACTGTGAATGAGAAATAG
- the LOC133905839 gene encoding auxin response factor 24-like isoform X2 codes for MAAAVAAAGGGGGGGGDGGGGKDALFVELWRACAGPLSSVPPLGEKVYYFPQGHIEQVEASTNQVAEQQGTLLYNLPWKIPCKLMNMELKAEPDTDEVYAQLTLLPDKKRDENTSTTAENEEEVLVPDAPPATNEQLRIHSFCKTLTASDTSTHGGFSVLRRHADECLPPLDMSQHPPNQELVAKDLHGVEWRFRHIFRGQPRRHLLQSGWSVFVSAKRLVAGDAFIFLRGENRELRVGVRRALRHQTTIPSSVISSHSMHLGVLATAWHAVNTGSMFTVYYKPRTSPAEFVVSRNRYFESLKRNYSIGMRFKMRFEGEESAEQRFTGTIVGIGASDPSGWADSKWRSLKVRWDEASSIPRPERVSTWQIEPAVSTPVNPIPALRIKRSRPNVNASSSDSSAVNREVASKVMSGSQQNSLPRAMHSQGSTSLTSRFGDNSDLKTGQDLTMWSSGIDQERNSIANQTKLSLGGWMQKRRPEGYNQMLSGFQPLKDAQKPHCSFPSQISGNRSNTWDTIDARYPVQQANHNMLPGTWSFMPRNTGFRMNQQNYLATPDAALPQRAEIAKFSGNSAFTSLQGHGIDQRSSAWFGHIESCSHMDHASSSLIKARPLVIDDDVQKTKGTEFKLFGIPLGSAAKSEPMVSPSSVAYDGKLQTSPSERGNELDIIKVDNCSDPSKTVKPLDGPHSDSVMENNQPCPETTQNIQNKLQNGSTRSCKKVHKQGNALGRSVDLTKFTCYGELIAELDQMFDFDGELNSPRKDWLVVYTDNEGDMMLVGDDPWNEFCNMVHKIFIYTREEVERMNPGALSSRSEDSPSNLLGRGLVSKDLQGGPFTLSRNSENC; via the exons ATGGCGGCAGCAgtagcggcggccggcggcggcggtggaggcggag GTGATGGAGGCGGAGGGAAGGACGCGCTGTTCGTGGAGCTGTGGAGGGCGTGCGCGGGGCCGCTCTCGAGCGTGCCGCCGCTCGGGGAGAAGGTCTACTACTTCCCGCAGGGCCACATCGAGCAG GTGGAGGCGTCGACGAACCAAGTCGCCGAGCAGCAGGGGACGCTGCTGTACAACCTGCCATGGAAGATCCCCTGCAAGCTCATGAACATGGAACTGAAG GCTGAGCCAGATACTGATGAGGTGTATGCCCAGCTCACCCTGCTCCCTGATAAG AAGCGAGATGAGAATACCTCTACAACGGCTGAGAATGAGGAGGAGGTGTTGGTGCCTGATGCGCCACCAGCTACGAATGAGCAGCTTCGCATCCATTCCTTCTGCAAGACGCTGACTGCCTCAGACACAAGCACGCATGGTGGATTCTCAGTGTTGCGCCGGCACGCAGATGAGTGCCTACCGCCACTG GATATGAGTCAGCATCCGCCGAATCAAGAGCTGGTGGCTAAAGACTTGCATGGGGTTGAGTGGCGCTTCCGTCACATCTTTCGAG GTCAGCCACGGAGACACCTTCTTCAGAGTGGTTGGAGTGTTTTTGTTAGTGCCAAACGTCTTGTTGCTGGGGATGCCTTCATATTTCTTAG AGGTGAGAATCGGGAGTTACGTGTTGGAGTTCGGCGTGCTCTGAGACACCAAACTACTATTCCATCTTCAGTCATATCAAGCCACAGTATGCATCTTGGTGTTCTTGCAACAGCATGGCATGCGGTGAACACTGGGAGTATGTTCACTGTCTACTACAAGCCAAG GACTAGTCCAGCTGAATTTGTGGTTTCGCGCAATCGGTATTTTGAATCACTGAAACGAAATTACTCAATAGGGATGAGATTTAAGATGAGATTTGAAGGTGAAGAGTCGGCAGAGCAAAG ATTCACTGGCACAATAGTTGGAATAGGTGCTTCTGATCCATCTGGCTGGGCTGACTCAAAATGGCGTTCCCTTAAG GTGAGATGGGATGAAGCTTCTTCTATTCCTCGTCCTGAAAGAGTTTCTACTTGGCAAATAGAACCTGCAGTTAGCACTCCTGTGAACCCTATTCCAGCACTCAGAATCAAGAGGTCTCGTCCAAATGTTAATGCTTCGTCATCTGACTCGTCAGCTGTAAACAGAGAag TTGCTTCTAAAGTCATGTCAGGCTCTCAACAGAATAGTCTCCCAAGGGCCATGCACAGTCAAGGAAGTACATCTTTGACAAGTCGATTTGGAGATAACAGTGATTTAAAGACTGGTCAGGATCTCACCATGTGGTCTTCAGGAATTGATCAAGAGAGAAACAGTATTGCTAACCAGACAAAGCTAAGTTTGGGGGGTTGGATGCAGAAGAGAAGACCTGAAGGTTACAATCAGATGTTATCAGGATTTCAACCACTGAAAGATGCACAGAAACCACATTGTTCTTTTCCTAGTCAAATATCTGGAAACCGTTCAAATACCTGGGACACAATTGATGCTCGTTATCCAGTCCAACAAGCCAACCACAACATGTTACCTGGCACATGGTCTTTTATGCCTCGGAACACTGGTTTTAGGATGAATCAACAGAATTATCTAGCCACGCCTGATGCTGCACTTCCTCAAAGGGCTGaaattgcaaaatttagtgGGAATTCAGCTTTCACTTCGCTTCAGGGCCATGGCATTGATCAGCGCTCCTCGGCCTGGTTTGGCCATATCGAGTCATGTTCCCACATGGATCATGCATCGTCCAGTTTGATCAAGGCCCGGCCTTTGGTTATCGATGATGATGTTCAGAAAACAAAAGGCACTGAATTCAAGCTATTTGGGATTCCTCTTGGCAGCGCAGCAAAATCTGAACCTATGGTATCCCCATCAAGTGTTGCATATGATGGGAAGCTTCAAACTTCTCCATCTGAAAGAGGGAATGAGCTGGACATAATCAAAGTGGATAATTGTTCTGATCCTTCCAAGACTGTGAAGCCACTCGATGGTCCTCATTCGGATTCTGTTATGGAGAATAATCAGCCTTGTCCAGAAACTACCCAAAATATTCAAAACAAACTGCAAAATGGTTCCACCCGAAGCTGCAAGAAG GTCCATAAGCAAGGCAATGCACTTGGCAGGTCGGTTGATCTGACGAAGTTCACTTGCTACGGTGAGTTGATTGCTGAACTGGATCAGATGTTTGACTTTGATGGTGAGTTGAACAGTCCTCGCAAGGATTGGTTGGTCGTCTACACTGACAACGAAGGTGACATGATGCTGGTTGGTGATGATCCCTGGAA TGAATTCTGCAACATGGTCCACAAGATCTTCATCTACACAAGGGAGGAGGTCGAAAGGATGAATCCAGGTGCCCTAAGTTCAAGGTCCGAAGATAGCCCGTCTAATTTGCTGGGAAGAGGATTGGTTTCCAAAGATCTCCAAGGTGGCCCGTTCACTTTGTCTCGCAATTCTGAGAACTGCTAA